AGTGGAGGGCGTTGACCCGAATACGGGGGAGACCGTCTTTCGTAAACCCGACATAAACGAACCATTTGCTGCCCTGGCTTTCAAGGTCATGGTCGATCCATATGTGGGGCGCTTGGTCTTCACTCGCGTTTATTCTGGTCGCATAGAAAACGGCGTAACTGTGCTCAATGCCACTACTGGAAGGAGAGAGCGGGTGGGACGCATCCTCAGAATGCAGGCGGATAAGCGCGAGGATCTGAGCTCTGTGTCCGCAGGCATGATAGTGGCTCTGCCCGGCCTTAAAGAGACGCGGACGGGCGATTCGCTTTGTGATCCGTCGGCCCCGGTATTGCTCGAAAGCCTGACCTTTCCGGAGCCGGTCATCGCGTTGGCCGTGGAGCCGGCCACAAAAGCCGATCAAGAGAGGCTTTCCAAGGGGCTTTCGGCTTTGGCCGAAGAGGATCCGACGTTTCACGTCTCCGTGGATCAGGAGACCGGACAGACCATCATATCCGGCATGGGAGAGCTTCACTTAGAGATCATACAAGACAGGCTGAAGAGGGAGTTCGGCGTATCCGCGCGCGTCGGCAATCCTCAGGTGGCCTATACGGAGACGATACGCACTTCCTCCGGTCCGGTGGAGGGTAAGTTCGTCAGACAGAGCGGCGGCCGCGGTCAATATGGCCACGTTGTGATAGAGATGGAGCCGTTGCCCGACGGAAAGGGTTTCGTCTTTGAGGATCGCATCGTCGGCGGAGCTATACCGAGGGAGTTTATACCCGCTGTGCAGAAAGGACTCCAAGAGGCTGCAACCGCAGGGGTGTTAGGGGGTTATCGCGTCGTCGGCGTCAAAGTGAAATTGATCGACGGCAGCTATCATGAGGTGGATAGTTCAGAACTGGCCTTCAGGATCGCCGCCTCTATGGCATTTAAGGAAGCTATGCGAAGGGCGCATCCGGTCCTAATGGAGCCGATTATGGAGGTAGAGGTGGTATTGCCGGAGGAGTTCCTAGGCGAAGTCATGGGAGATCTCGTGGCCCGCAGGGGAAAAGTCGTGAGCATGGACGTTCGCGGCAATGGGCGCGTGATCAAGGCACTCGTACCCCTCGCCGAGATGTTCGGATACGCTACCGACCTGCGCAGCATGACCTCCGGTCGCGCTGTGTACTCCATGCAGTTCAGCCATTACGAAGAGGTGCCAAAGGAGCTCGCAGAAAAGCTCCTATCGAGGTAAACCATAAAAAGGACGTTTAAAAACAAGTAGGAGGGAAAAAACATGGCCAAAGAG
Above is a window of Acetomicrobium sp. S15 = DSM 107314 DNA encoding:
- the fusA gene encoding elongation factor G, giving the protein MAQNATVDVVDLRLIRNIGIAAHIDAGKTTTTERILFYTGQKHRMGEVDEGSTTTDWMEQERERGITITSAAITCWWKGHMINIIDTPGHVDFTVEVERSLRVLDGAIAVFCAVGGVEPQSETVWRQADRYRVPRIAFVNKLDRVGADFYAVVKQIRERLGANAVPVQIPIGLEGAFTGIVDLVRMKAVFYKDEQGSELVFSDIPASVAGEAKSARDAMLEAAAELDDELMELYLGGQEIPEDLLKSVIKQGTTSMKIVPVLCGSALKNKGVQLLLDAVVDYLPSPLDLPPVEGVDPNTGETVFRKPDINEPFAALAFKVMVDPYVGRLVFTRVYSGRIENGVTVLNATTGRRERVGRILRMQADKREDLSSVSAGMIVALPGLKETRTGDSLCDPSAPVLLESLTFPEPVIALAVEPATKADQERLSKGLSALAEEDPTFHVSVDQETGQTIISGMGELHLEIIQDRLKREFGVSARVGNPQVAYTETIRTSSGPVEGKFVRQSGGRGQYGHVVIEMEPLPDGKGFVFEDRIVGGAIPREFIPAVQKGLQEAATAGVLGGYRVVGVKVKLIDGSYHEVDSSELAFRIAASMAFKEAMRRAHPVLMEPIMEVEVVLPEEFLGEVMGDLVARRGKVVSMDVRGNGRVIKALVPLAEMFGYATDLRSMTSGRAVYSMQFSHYEEVPKELAEKLLSR